A single Oryzias melastigma strain HK-1 linkage group LG24, ASM292280v2, whole genome shotgun sequence DNA region contains:
- the LOC112158027 gene encoding mitochondrial basic amino acids transporter: MDFLAGCFGGAAGVLVGHPFDTVKVRLQVQPVDKPLYRGTFHCFQCIIRQESALGLYKGIGSPMMGLTVINAIVFGVHGNTMRFLKEDTPTNQFLAGAAAGAIQCVVCCPVELAKTRMQMQGVGEKKASRKTYRSSLDCLVHIYRREGVRGVNRGMLTTLIRETPGFGAYFWSYDVLTRSLGCEPDGRFIIPKLLLAGGMAGIASWIVTYPADVIKSRLQTDGVGGVQRYSSIMDCVRQSVRKEGYMVFTRGLTSTLLRAFPVNAATFATVTLFLMYARGEEEAPQSQQSGL; this comes from the exons ATGGACTTCTTGGCTGGATGTTTCGGAG GTGCTGCTGGAGTTTTAGTCGGACATCCGTTTGACACAGTCAAG GTGAGACTGCAGGTCCAGCCTGTTGATAAGCCTCTGTATCGGGGGACCTTCCACTGCTTCCAGTGCATCATCAGACAGGAGTCG GCTCTGGGTTTGTATAAGGGCATCGGATCTCCCATGATGGGGCTCACGGTCATCAACGCTATAGTGTTTGGCGTGCACGGGAACACCATGCGCTTCCTCAAAGAGGACACGCCCACAAACCAGTTCCTGGCCGGGGCAGCTGCGGGGGCCATCCAGTGCGTGGTGTGCTGCCCGGTGGAGCTGGCCAAAACGCGCATGCAGATGCAGGGCGTAGGGGAGAAGAAGGCCTCCAGGAAGACCTACAGGAGCTCGCTGGACTGCTTGGTGCACATCTACAGACGGGAGGGGGTGCGGGGGGTCAACAGGGGGATGCTCACCACGCTCATTCGAGAGACCCCCGGCTTCGGGGCGTACTTCTGGTCGTACGACGTGCTGACGCGCAGCTTGGGGTGTGAGCCCGACGGCCGCTTTATCATCCCCAAACTGCTTCTCGCCGGCGGTATGGCGGGCATCGCCTCCTGGATCGTCACCTACCCCGCAGACGTCATCAAGTCCCGGCTGCAGACGGACGGCGTGGGCGGAGTCCAGCGCTACAGCAGCATTATGGACTGCGTACGACAAAGCGTCAGAAAAGAGGGCTACATGGTGTTCACGCGGGGGCTCACCTCCACGCTGCTCAGAGCTTTTCCCGTCAACGCTGCCACCTTCGCCACCGTCACACTCTTCCTCATGTATGCGCggggggaggaggaggcgcCCCAGAGCCAGCAGTCCGGACTGTAA